The Vicia villosa cultivar HV-30 ecotype Madison, WI linkage group LG1, Vvil1.0, whole genome shotgun sequence genome includes a region encoding these proteins:
- the LOC131652447 gene encoding uncharacterized protein LOC131652447 → MPPRLDKSKGVADSGKNKHQRPRVVVCQLPQLATCPPPQSQTGGFGFPPPTQISPSYFQHTGGSSFPPPTQTSPSSFQQTGRTPHPPHVPPQDDDQAEDETAEDETADDQLDGSDLRGDDDPSQIHIIDGRFFIRPEGSSFTPSRTAAKVISYIIQQNYKKLIKTFKDVKGDDREHWFTHFQEKCVWEPMKERQIKKNYYGRTARRLSDMLRRVRKRWELHGIRPSWIGEEIFRELL, encoded by the exons atgccacccCGACTTGATAAAAGTAAGGGTGTAGCTGATAGTGGTAAGAATAAGCACCAACGCCCACGAGTAGTAGTATGTCAGTTACCTCAGTTGGCCACGTGTCCTCCCCCGCAGAGTCAG ACCGGAGGATTTggttttccacctcccacacagatTAGTCCCTCATATTTCCAGCATActggaggatctagttttccacctcccacCCAGACTAGTCCCTCATCTTTCCAGCAGACTGGTCGCACCCCACATCCCCCACATGTGCCCCCACAGGATGATGATCAGGCGGAGGATGAGACTGCGGAGGATGAGACTGCGGATGATCAGTTGGATGGGAGCGATCTTCGAGGGGATGATGATCCGAGTcagattcatatcattgacgggagattttttattaggcccgaaggaagctc attcacgccgagtcggactgctgccaaagttataagttatataattcagcaaaattataaaaaacttataaagacttttaaagatgttaagggcGATGATAGAGAACATTGGTTTACGCATTTTCAG gaaaaatgtgtgtgggaaccaatgaaagagagacagattaaaaaaaattattatggcagaactgcaagacgactttctgacatgctacgacgtgttagaaagcgttgggaacttcATGGCATCCGTCCCAGTTGGATAGGAGAAGAAATCTTTCGGGAACTTCTTTAA